The following are from one region of the Baumannia cicadellinicola str. Hc (Homalodisca coagulata) genome:
- the lolC gene encoding lipoprotein-releasing ABC transporter permease subunit LolC — protein sequence MYQPLALYIGLRYMCRQVSNGRFISLLSTIGIILGVMALVTILSIMNGFERVLENNVLRFIPQALLTTKNGCLNPLSAPFFJKEDILKDKGVIGIAPFTTGDVILQSPNSFAMGIILGINSSDSEPLANYLVDTHISQLSPGKYHIILGQKLADKLGVKYNDKIRIIVPSVSQFTPLGRIPSQRLFTVIGTYITNSEVDQYQILVNQQDASHLMHYPSGYVTGWRLWLQQPLKVDSISKIQCLPNELIWKDWRERKSELFHAIHMEKNIMGLLLSLIVVVAAFNILTSLCMIVREKKSEVAIFATQGLQFYQIMPVFMIQGVSAGIIGALVGAILGVLLANTLNYFPLFHNNTLPINIEPLQIVTIIILTTVLAWLSTIYPSWCAVTKNVVELLRDE from the coding sequence ATGTATCAACCTTTAGCATTATATATTGGTCTGCGTTATATGTGCAGACAAGTATCAAATGGACGTTTTATCTCCTTACTGTCTACAATCGGTATTATATTAGGTGTTATGGCATTAGTAACTATATTATCGATTATGAATGGCTTTGAGCGAGTACTAGAAAATAATGTTCTGCGTTTTATTCCTCAAGCGCTGTTAACAACTAAGAATGGTTGTTTAAATCCGTTATCTGCTCCGTTCTTTMTTAAAGAAGATATACTAAAAGATAAAGGAGTAATAGGCATTGCACCTTTTACTACCGGAGATGTTATTTTACAGAGTCCTAATAGTTTTGCTATGGGAATTATACTTGGGATTAATTCTAGTGATTCTGAACCTTTAGCCAACTATTTAGTAGATACACACATAAGCCAGCTATCTCCCGGTAAGTATCATATTATTCTTGGTCAGAAGTTAGCAGATAAGCTGGGTGTAAAATATAACGATAAAATACGCATAATTGTGCCTTCGGTTAGTCAATTTACTCCTCTTGGTCGTATCCCTAGTCAACGTTTATTTACTGTAATAGGTACATATATTACTAATAGTGAAGTTGATCAATATCAAATACTAGTAAATCAGCAAGATGCTTCGCATCTTATGCATTATCCGTCCGGTTATGTTACAGGTTGGCGTCTATGGTTACAGCAACCTCTAAAAGTAGACAGTATTAGCAAAATACAGTGCTTACCGAATGAGTTAATCTGGAAAGATTGGCGTGAACGTAAGAGCGAATTATTTCATGCTATACATATGGAAAAAAATATTATGGGTTTACTACTCAGCTTAATTGTAGTAGTAGCCGCATTTAATATTCTGACTTCTTTATGCATGATAGTAAGAGAAAAGAAAAGCGAAGTAGCTATTTTTGCTACACAGGGACTACAATTTTACCAAATTATGCCAGTATTTATGATTCAGGGAGTTAGTGCAGGGATTATTGGAGCACTTGTAGGTGCTATTTTAGGAGTATTATTAGCAAATACACTAAATTATTTTCCATTATTTCATAATAATACATTACCAATTAATATTGAACCTTTACAGATAGTAACTATTATAATACTAACTACAGTATTAGCATGGCTATCTACTATTTACCCTTCTTGGTGTGCCGTAACAAAAAATGTAGTTGAGTTACTACGCGATGAATAA
- the pabC gene encoding aminodeoxychorismate lyase translates to MFWINGKLIPQLKMLNRACQFGDGFFTTARLLAGQISFLALHLERMQLAAKRLLFTQLDIEAIRKNMLIAAATGGDGFIKVIISRGISNRGYSFNSCSDPVCIIERGSRPNYYDIWHRNGLRLTINPVRLSRNPLLAGIKHLNRLEQVLIKAYLEREEGDEAIVLDTDENIVECCSANIFWRYGKKVFTPALNYAGVAGIMRQQILALLPQFGYSCEEVITGISTLEQADEIIITNALLPIAPVNSIGSYNYDNRTLFNFLCPYCQC, encoded by the coding sequence ATGTTCTGGATAAATGGAAAACTAATACCGCAATTAAAGATGCTTAACCGCGCCTGTCAGTTTGGTGATGGTTTTTTTACTACTGCTCGATTGTTAGCAGGACAGATATCTTTTTTAGCATTACATCTAGAACGTATGCAGTTAGCTGCTAAACGTTTGTTGTTTACTCAGCTAGATATTGAAGCAATACGCAAAAATATGCTTATAGCAGCTGCTACTGGTGGTGACGGATTTATTAAAGTTATCATTAGTAGAGGTATTAGTAACCGTGGCTATAGCTTTAATAGTTGTAGTGATCCAGTATGTATTATTGAGCGTGGAAGTAGACCAAATTATTATGATATATGGCATAGAAATGGTTTACGTCTTACCATAAATCCAGTACGTCTATCACGTAATCCTTTACTTGCAGGAATTAAGCATCTCAACCGGCTAGAACAGGTGTTAATAAAAGCTTATTTAGAACGTGAGGAAGGAGATGAAGCAATAGTTCTAGATACTGACGAAAATATAGTAGAATGTTGTAGTGCTAATATATTCTGGCGGTATGGTAAAAAAGTTTTTACTCCTGCTCTTAATTATGCAGGAGTTGCTGGTATTATGCGTCAACAAATATTGGCTTTATTACCTCAATTTGGTTATTCATGCGAAGAAGTTATTACCGGTATATCTACACTGGAACAAGCAGATGAAATCATTATTACTAATGCTTTACTACCTATAGCACCAGTTAACTCTATCGGTTCATATAATTATGATAACCGAACACTATTTAACTTTCTTTGTCCTTATTGTCAATGTTAA
- the rluC gene encoding 23S rRNA pseudouridine(955/2504/2580) synthase RluC, translated as MKEHNSQISFISISIHEAGQRIDNFLRTKLKGVPKSLIYRIIRKGEVRINKKRIKPQYKLQSGDQIRLPPVWRNNITQLFSPQLKKVAVLADTILYEDDYILVLNKPAGTAVHGGYKLSFGVIEGLRALWPFAKFLELIHRLDRDTSGALLVAKKRSALRLMHEQLRMKNINKHYLALVRGQWESDTVVEVPLMKKIQSNGKHIVQVSSDGKMSKTFFKIEENFTIATLVNASPITGRTHQIRVHSQYAGHPIAFDDRYGDNEFDQQLKKCGLSRLFLHAVALSFKHPISGEILRIEAPLDESLLNCLLYLRTYHNISHHLN; from the coding sequence ATGAAAGAACATAATTCTCAGATATCTTTTATTAGTATATCTATACATGAAGCAGGTCAAAGAATTGATAATTTCTTACGTACTAAACTTAAGGGAGTACCTAAAAGTTTAATTTATCGTATTATACGTAAAGGAGAGGTTCGCATTAATAAGAAAAGAATTAAACCTCAATATAAACTACAAAGTGGCGATCAGATACGCCTTCCTCCGGTGTGGAGGAATAACATTACTCAGCTATTTTCTCCCCAACTAAAAAAAGTAGCAGTTCTGGCTGATACTATCTTATACGAAGATGATTATATATTAGTCTTAAATAAGCCTGCAGGAACTGCAGTACATGGTGGTTATAAATTAAGCTTTGGCGTTATAGAAGGATTACGTGCACTATGGCCATTCGCTAAATTTTTAGAGCTAATACATAGATTAGACCGTGATACCTCCGGAGCTTTACTTGTAGCAAAAAAACGTTCCGCGTTACGTTTGATGCATGAACAATTACGCATGAAAAATATCAACAAACATTATCTCGCACTAGTACGAGGTCAGTGGGAATCGGATACTGTTGTAGAGGTACCATTAATGAAAAAAATTCAATCTAATGGTAAACACATAGTACAAGTTAGTAGTGACGGTAAAATGTCAAAGACCTTTTTTAAGATTGAAGAAAATTTCACAATAGCAACATTAGTTAATGCTAGCCCTATTACTGGCCGTACCCACCAAATACGAGTACATAGCCAATATGCTGGTCATCCAATAGCATTTGACGATCGTTATGGTGATAATGAATTTGATCAGCAACTTAAAAAGTGTGGTTTAAGTAGATTATTTTTGCATGCAGTAGCACTTAGCTTTAAACATCCTATCAGTGGTGAAATATTACGTATTGAAGCCCCATTAGACGAATCTTTACTTAATTGTCTACTTTATCTACGTACTTACCACAATATTAGTCATCACCTAAATTAG
- a CDS encoding DNA polymerase III subunit delta' C-terminal domain-containing protein, whose protein sequence is MILYPWLQLTYINILKQFQQGTGHHALLICSNKGNGRGLLFQYLSNWLMCIKPKGIIPCGQCNNCHLIKAGTHPNFYQLEENKQQSISIDTIRILIDSLYISASMGGAKVVQLSNIELLTKQGTNALLKIIEEPPEKTYFLLGCLKSSNLLPTLLSRCLFIHLASPNETIGLNWLQQQQQKEAYPLLATRAALRLCSGAPLAAQALLQPLYWNKRIALCIAIKEALDYNDFLVLLPLLEKGNNDQLSWLLTLLIDAIKWHQGALDCLVNLDQQNLIAAFAVRWNIKMLHCQVQQWSNCYKLLVNVNNINRRLLFTYQLLNWEGNIVHSDLIF, encoded by the coding sequence ATGATATTATATCCTTGGTTACAATTAACTTATATTAATATTTTGAAACAGTTCCAGCAAGGAACTGGACATCATGCACTCTTAATTTGTAGTAATAAAGGTAACGGCAGGGGTTTATTATTTCAATATTTAAGTAATTGGTTGATGTGTATTAAACCAAAAGGAATAATACCATGTGGTCAGTGTAATAACTGTCATTTGATTAAAGCTGGTACTCATCCAAATTTTTATCAATTAGAAGAAAACAAACAACAGAGTATTAGTATAGATACTATTCGTATTCTTATTGATAGCTTATATATTAGCGCCAGTATGGGCGGAGCTAAGGTAGTACAGTTATCTAATATTGAATTATTAACAAAACAGGGAACAAATGCACTGCTTAAAATTATTGAAGAACCACCAGAAAAAACTTATTTTTTACTTGGTTGCCTAAAGTCATCAAATTTATTACCTACTTTACTAAGCCGTTGTTTATTTATACATCTAGCTTCACCAAATGAAACGATAGGCTTAAACTGGTTACAGCAACAGCAGCAAAAAGAAGCTTATCCTCTTTTAGCCACTCGTGCTGCATTGCGCTTATGTAGTGGTGCTCCTTTAGCTGCGCAAGCTCTGCTACAACCATTGTACTGGAATAAGCGGATTGCTTTATGCATAGCGATAAAAGAAGCATTAGATTATAATGATTTTTTAGTTTTACTACCGTTACTTGAGAAAGGTAATAATGACCAATTATCTTGGTTACTAACTTTATTAATTGATGCTATTAAATGGCATCAAGGAGCATTAGATTGTTTAGTTAATCTAGATCAGCAAAATTTAATTGCTGCATTTGCAGTACGTTGGAATATAAAGATGTTACATTGTCAAGTGCAGCAATGGTCAAACTGTTATAAGTTATTAGTTAATGTTAATAATATTAATCGTAGATTATTATTTACTTACCAATTACTAAATTGGGAAGGGAATATTGTTCATTCTGATCTGATATTTTAA
- a CDS encoding YchF/TatD family DNA exonuclease, producing MFLIDSHCHLDQLNYNSLHRNVTDVIEKAKKRDVRLILAVCTMLSNFDQMKALIGSRNDVLFACGIHPLNLDKNDCYLEQLRCIAARKDVVALGETGLDYSNIQQNTKKEQQKVFLEHISIGNDQKKPIIVHTRNAIDDTIALLREGKADQCSGILHCFTEDRKIAKNILDIGFYISFSGIVTFRNAEMLRDTVRFVPLNRLLIETDSPYLTPVPYRGKENQPAYVHEIAEYIATLKNINLEKLAAVTTANFCQLFNLKLNNLIVS from the coding sequence ATGTTTTTAATTGATTCTCATTGTCATCTTGATCAACTGAATTACAATAGCTTACATCGTAATGTTACGGACGTTATAGAAAAAGCAAAAAAACGTGATGTACGTCTTATTTTAGCAGTATGTACCATGTTATCTAATTTTGATCAAATGAAGGCATTAATTGGTAGTCGTAATGATGTTTTATTTGCATGTGGCATTCATCCCTTGAACCTTGATAAAAACGATTGCTATTTAGAACAACTACGTTGTATAGCAGCAAGAAAAGATGTAGTTGCTTTAGGAGAAACGGGACTAGATTATTCTAATATTCAACAAAATACGAAAAAAGAACAACAAAAAGTATTCCTAGAACATATTTCTATTGGTAACGATCAGAAAAAACCAATTATTGTTCATACACGTAATGCAATTGATGATACAATTGCTCTTTTACGAGAAGGAAAAGCAGATCAGTGTAGCGGAATTTTACATTGTTTTACCGAAGATCGTAAAATAGCTAAAAATATACTAGATATAGGTTTTTACATTTCTTTCTCTGGCATTGTTACATTTCGTAATGCTGAAATGTTACGTGATACGGTACGATTTGTACCTCTAAATCGTCTACTTATAGAAACGGATTCTCCATATTTAACACCAGTACCTTACCGTGGTAAAGAGAATCAACCAGCTTATGTACATGAGATTGCCGAATATATAGCCACCTTGAAAAATATTAACTTAGAGAAGTTAGCGGCTGTTACTACTGCGAATTTTTGTCAATTATTTAACTTAAAATTAAACAATCTAATTGTATCATGA
- the lolD gene encoding lipoprotein-releasing ABC transporter ATP-binding protein LolD — MNNTPLLKCCQLSKSYQEGEFSSCVLLNVNLTIHTGDMIAIIGPSGSGKSTLLHLLGGLDTPTSGDILFEGKLLKTLSSAACAKLRNQRLGFIYQFHHLLSDFTALENVAMPRMIRGEKAKVAQIAALKMLTMVGLEKRSHQKPSELSGGERQRVAVARALVNNPSLVLADEPTGNLDKRNANMIFELIRSINGKHGTAFIVVTHDLRLAQSLPRQFEMQEGVLMPYGSPLLSSNQ, encoded by the coding sequence ATGAATAATACACCTTTATTAAAATGTTGCCAACTCAGTAAAAGCTATCAAGAAGGAGAATTTTCTTCTTGTGTGTTACTAAATGTGAATTTAACTATACACACAGGAGATATGATAGCAATTATTGGACCTTCTGGCTCAGGAAAAAGTACGCTATTGCATTTACTAGGAGGATTAGATACACCAACATCTGGTGATATCCTTTTTGAAGGAAAGTTACTTAAAACATTATCCTCAGCAGCTTGTGCTAAATTACGTAATCAACGATTAGGTTTTATATATCAATTTCACCACCTATTATCAGACTTCACTGCTTTAGAAAATGTTGCAATGCCGAGAATGATAAGAGGAGAAAAAGCAAAGGTTGCACAAATAGCTGCACTTAAAATGTTAACTATGGTAGGTTTAGAAAAACGTAGTCATCAGAAACCTTCTGAACTATCTGGTGGTGAGCGTCAACGTGTAGCTGTTGCTCGAGCTCTAGTAAATAATCCATCTCTTGTTCTGGCCGATGAACCTACTGGTAATCTAGATAAGCGTAATGCAAATATGATTTTTGAATTAATTAGATCAATTAACGGCAAACATGGTACTGCTTTCATTGTTGTTACACATGATTTACGTCTAGCTCAAAGTTTACCCCGTCAATTTGAAATGCAAGAAGGAGTACTTATGCCATATGGTAGCCCTTTATTGAGCTCCAATCAATGA
- the rpmF gene encoding 50S ribosomal protein L32 gives MAVQQNKPSRSKRGMRRAHDALKTSTISVDKTSGKTHLRHHITTDGFYRGYKILKK, from the coding sequence ATGGCAGTACAACAAAATAAACCATCTCGTTCTAAAAGAGGTATGCGACGTGCTCATGATGCACTCAAAACTTCTACCATATCGGTAGATAAAACTTCTGGTAAAACTCATCTACGTCACCATATTACGACCGATGGTTTTTATCGAGGATATAAAATACTTAAAAAGTAA
- the acpP gene encoding acyl carrier protein, which yields MSTIEERVKIIISEQLGVKKEEVVNTASFVDDLGADSLDTVELVMALEEEFNTEIPDEEAEKITTVQAAIDFIQSSR from the coding sequence ATGAGCACTATCGAAGAACGCGTTAAGATTATTATATCCGAACAACTAGGAGTTAAGAAAGAAGAAGTAGTAAATACAGCTTCTTTTGTTGATGATCTAGGTGCTGACTCTCTTGATACTGTTGAGTTAGTAATGGCGCTGGAAGAAGAGTTTAATACTGAAATTCCGGACGAAGAAGCAGAAAAAATTACCACTGTTCAAGCAGCAATTGATTTCATTCAATCAAGTAGGTAA
- a CDS encoding beta-ketoacyl-ACP synthase III — MYTKILGTGSYLPTQIRSNTDLANMVDTSDEWIIARTGIRERRIASANETVFSMGSSAAEQALHMAGISANKVGMIIVATTSSSHAFPSSACQIQRDLGIMDCVAFDLAAACAGFPYALSIVDQYIKNGVIEYALVIGSDVLSNTPAPDDRSTLILFGDGAGAVLVGCSEQPGILSTHLHADGSYSDLLTLPYYNRFNPTADIYLKMSGNEVFKIAVTKLAHLVDETMSINHLSSKEIDWLVPHQANLRIISATAKLLGMKMNKVIVTLDKHGNTSAASIPLALDEAVRDGRIKTDQLLLLEAFGGGLTWGSALLRF, encoded by the coding sequence ATGTATACAAAAATATTAGGTACTGGTAGTTATTTACCAACGCAAATACGGTCTAATACGGACCTAGCAAATATGGTAGATACCTCAGATGAATGGATTATAGCCCGTACAGGTATCCGTGAACGTCGCATCGCCAGTGCTAATGAAACGGTATTTAGCATGGGATCTTCTGCCGCAGAACAAGCATTACATATGGCTGGTATCTCCGCAAATAAAGTAGGTATGATTATAGTAGCTACTACTTCATCTAGTCATGCTTTTCCTAGTTCTGCCTGTCAAATTCAGCGTGATTTAGGTATTATGGACTGCGTTGCTTTTGATTTAGCGGCTGCTTGTGCGGGATTTCCTTATGCTCTAAGTATTGTAGATCAATATATTAAGAATGGTGTAATAGAGTATGCATTAGTTATTGGTTCTGACGTACTAAGTAATACACCAGCACCAGATGATCGAAGTACGCTGATTTTATTTGGAGATGGTGCCGGAGCTGTGTTAGTTGGTTGTTCGGAACAGCCTGGTATTCTTTCCACTCACTTACATGCAGATGGAAGTTATAGTGATCTATTAACCTTACCTTATTATAATCGTTTTAATCCAACGGCTGATATTTATCTTAAGATGTCAGGTAATGAAGTTTTTAAAATAGCTGTCACTAAATTAGCTCATCTTGTTGATGAAACTATGAGTATTAACCATCTCTCTAGCAAAGAGATAGATTGGTTAGTACCGCATCAAGCTAACTTACGTATTATTTCTGCTACAGCAAAACTTTTAGGTATGAAAATGAATAAAGTCATAGTGACTCTTGACAAACATGGAAATACCTCTGCAGCATCAATACCATTAGCATTAGATGAAGCGGTTCGTGATGGCAGGATTAAAACAGATCAATTACTCTTATTAGAAGCATTTGGAGGTGGTTTGACTTGGGGATCAGCACTATTACGTTTTTAG
- the fabG gene encoding 3-oxoacyl-ACP reductase FabG: MSLKNKIALVTGASRGIGRAIAEMLAEQQAIVIGTATSENGVNKINSYLGKSGKGMKLNVSDIVSIEAFLKLMRAEFGDADILVNNAGITRDNLIIRMKEDEWQSVLDTNLTAVFRLSKIAIRAMLKKHYGRIISIGSVIGAIGNIGQANYAAAKAGLIGLSKSLAREVASRGITVNIVAPGFIATEMTENLTDKHRVGILSQIPANRLGYPKEIANAVAFFASDEASYITGETIHVNGGMYML; this comes from the coding sequence ATGAGCCTAAAAAATAAAATTGCATTAGTTACAGGCGCTAGCCGTGGTATTGGTCGAGCTATTGCTGAGATGCTTGCAGAGCAACAAGCTATAGTGATTGGAACAGCAACTAGTGAAAATGGAGTTAATAAGATTAACTCATATTTAGGTAAAAGTGGTAAAGGTATGAAATTAAATGTTTCTGACATAGTTTCAATTGAGGCTTTTTTAAAGCTAATGCGTGCAGAATTTGGTGATGCAGATATATTAGTAAATAATGCTGGTATTACCCGTGATAATTTAATTATACGAATGAAAGAAGATGAATGGCAATCAGTTTTAGATACTAATCTAACTGCTGTATTCCGCCTGTCTAAAATTGCTATAAGAGCAATGCTTAAAAAGCATTATGGTAGAATTATTAGTATCGGATCTGTTATAGGTGCTATAGGTAACATAGGACAAGCAAATTACGCCGCAGCTAAGGCCGGATTAATTGGCTTAAGTAAATCGCTAGCTCGTGAAGTAGCATCACGTGGTATTACGGTAAATATTGTTGCACCCGGTTTTATTGCGACAGAGATGACAGAAAACTTGACAGATAAACATCGTGTAGGAATTTTATCTCAAATTCCTGCTAACCGCCTTGGTTATCCAAAAGAAATAGCTAATGCAGTAGCTTTTTTTGCCTCTGATGAGGCATCATACATTACCGGCGAAACAATACATGTCAATGGAGGCATGTATATGCTATAA
- the fabD gene encoding ACP S-malonyltransferase — MTKLAMIFPGQGSQRVGMLKSIAVRYPKDVRSIFTQASAILNYDLLRLIEYGPAEELNKTWLTQPALLTTSVVIWRIWQRLGGTMPIFMAGHSLGEYSALVCAGVINFLDAVKLVALRGTLMQKAVPVGIGAMFAIIGLDTNAILAACTQAAQGQIVSPANFNAPGQVVISGHKEAVERATILCQAAGAKHTKRLIVSVPSHCELMKPAAKQLAQALEQVEFSIPQIPVVNNVDVYTTTNPIIIRQALVRQLYSPVRWTETIEYLYAQGVEQLFEIGPSKILTRLTKKIINNLSCNAVYDHTSLATVIKEQVGESNEPKK; from the coding sequence GTGACTAAATTAGCTATGATCTTTCCCGGACAAGGCTCCCAAAGAGTTGGGATGTTAAAATCAATAGCCGTAAGATATCCTAAAGATGTTAGGTCAATTTTTACACAAGCTTCAGCTATTTTAAATTATGATTTATTACGGTTAATCGAATATGGTCCAGCTGAAGAACTAAATAAAACTTGGTTAACACAGCCAGCATTATTAACTACATCAGTAGTTATCTGGCGCATTTGGCAACGACTTGGTGGAACTATGCCAATATTTATGGCTGGTCATAGCCTAGGTGAGTATTCTGCGTTAGTATGTGCAGGGGTAATAAATTTTTTGGATGCTGTTAAATTAGTAGCTTTACGTGGTACGTTAATGCAAAAAGCAGTTCCTGTTGGTATAGGTGCAATGTTTGCGATTATTGGGTTAGACACCAATGCTATTTTAGCTGCTTGTACACAGGCGGCACAGGGACAAATAGTGTCACCAGCCAATTTTAATGCTCCTGGACAAGTAGTAATCTCTGGTCATAAAGAAGCAGTAGAACGAGCTACTATTCTTTGTCAAGCCGCCGGTGCTAAACATACAAAAAGGCTAATTGTAAGCGTACCATCACATTGTGAATTAATGAAGCCTGCAGCAAAACAATTAGCACAAGCACTAGAACAAGTAGAATTTTCTATTCCACAGATTCCTGTAGTAAATAATGTTGACGTATATACTACTACTAATCCAATTATCATCCGTCAAGCACTAGTACGTCAATTATATAGTCCAGTGCGCTGGACTGAAACAATTGAGTATCTTTATGCACAGGGCGTTGAACAATTATTCGAAATAGGACCTAGTAAAATTTTAACTAGATTAACTAAAAAGATAATTAATAATTTATCTTGTAATGCGGTATACGACCATACTTCGCTGGCTACGGTAATCAAAGAACAAGTTGGAGAAAGTAATGAGCCTAAAAAATAA
- a CDS encoding HIT domain-containing protein yields MIQETIFSKIIRREIYADILYQDELITAFRDISPQAPIHVLLVTNKLIPTINDVTDQDEKMLGRLFIVATKIAKQQNISDDGYRLIVNCNRHGGQEIKHLHMHLLGGRPLGTLVYSKLRTI; encoded by the coding sequence ATGATTCAAGAAACTATTTTTAGTAAAATTATACGTCGTGAGATCTACGCTGATATTTTATATCAGGATGAACTAATTACTGCTTTTCGCGACATTAGTCCTCAAGCACCAATTCATGTGCTTTTAGTTACTAATAAGCTAATACCAACTATTAACGATGTCACAGATCAAGATGAAAAGATGTTAGGTAGACTATTTATAGTAGCTACTAAAATAGCTAAACAACAGAATATTAGTGACGATGGATATCGTCTGATTGTTAATTGTAACCGTCATGGAGGACAAGAAATTAAACATTTACATATGCACTTACTTGGAGGTAGACCATTAGGAACCTTAGTCTATTCAAAATTAAGAACAATATAA
- the tmk gene encoding dTMP kinase has product MKSKFIVIEGLEGAGKTSVIQQIITILHSNGIHNIISTRDPGGTPLAETIRDIIKKGMNGEYITDYTELLLLYAARTQLVAQVIKPALMSGTWVISDRYDLSSQAYQGGGRGIDIRLLQNLRDAALGKFYPDLTIYLDLPPSKCRARIRARGIPLDRIEMESLSFFQRTSIRYRELVANDSRIITIDAQQSIAELNATIRNNIERWLKSQQK; this is encoded by the coding sequence ATGAAAAGCAAATTTATTGTTATTGAAGGGCTAGAAGGGGCTGGTAAAACTAGCGTAATTCAACAAATCATAACTATCTTACATAGTAATGGTATTCATAATATAATTTCTACGCGTGATCCTGGTGGTACTCCATTAGCAGAAACAATACGTGATATTATAAAAAAAGGTATGAATGGAGAGTACATAACCGACTATACTGAACTATTATTATTATATGCCGCACGTACACAATTAGTAGCACAGGTTATTAAACCTGCTCTTATGAGTGGGACATGGGTTATTAGTGATAGATATGATCTATCTTCTCAAGCTTATCAAGGAGGAGGACGAGGTATAGATATACGTTTATTACAAAATTTACGAGATGCAGCATTAGGAAAATTTTATCCAGATTTAACTATTTATCTTGATTTACCTCCATCAAAATGTCGAGCAAGAATACGTGCACGTGGTATCCCTCTAGATAGAATTGAAATGGAATCTCTTTCATTCTTCCAACGTACTAGCATACGTTACCGCGAACTAGTTGCTAATGATTCTAGGATAATTACTATAGATGCTCAACAATCTATAGCAGAGTTAAATGCTACTATCCGTAATAATATCGAACGATGGCTTAAAAGCCAACAAAAATAG